From a single Stigmatopora nigra isolate UIUO_SnigA chromosome 21, RoL_Snig_1.1, whole genome shotgun sequence genomic region:
- the LOC144214844 gene encoding uncharacterized protein LOC144214844 yields the protein MGRILVGIISAIACFVLAESLTCNECSFGLLGLCLSSSSLDCATNTSQCFTGQATFNGISSSVGFNTQGCIEEAACNMTTNSTLLGVAFQTEVTCCSTDRCNPVQMNGASATKMTFATVLGAAITAFAWGSML from the exons atgggcagGATCCTCGTCGGAATCATCTCAGCTATTGCATGCTTCGTACTTG ctgAATCTCTTACATGCAACGAGTGCTCCTTTGGTTTGCTTGGACTATGTCTGTCATCCTCCTCTTTGGATTGTGCAACCAACACCTCTCAATGCTTTACAGGGCAAGCAA CTTTCAATGGCATCTCTTCATCAGTGGGTTTCAATACCCAAGGATGCATTGAAGAAGCCGCCTGTAACATGACCACCAACAGTACCCTACTAGGCGTGGCGTTCCAGACCGAAGTCACCTGTTGCTCTACCGACCGTTGCAACCCTGTCCAGATGAACGGAGCCTCCGCCACCAAGATGACATTCGCTACTGTCCTCGGAGCTGCCATTACAGCGTTTGCCTGGGGAAGCATGCTTTAA